In a genomic window of Bradyrhizobium sp. LLZ17:
- a CDS encoding LysR family transcriptional regulator — protein sequence MTYALPPLNALRAFEAAARHLSFKLAAHELHVTPAAVGQQVKALEARLGVQLFERLHKQLILTVAGQAYLPGVSEGFRHIAEATSQLRPAGAVLLQLGVHGSFDLRRLDLAAFRGTHAEIGLRVLHPAGLHELVEGKVDLLIARSLGHHPGYRCDRVDEGSGLGDWLIAPEGTADCPEIVSVREWLRALPVERPLADRRPRLVGVRN from the coding sequence ATGACCTACGCCCTTCCCCCACTCAACGCGCTCCGCGCGTTCGAAGCCGCCGCCCGGCATCTCAGCTTCAAACTGGCCGCACACGAGTTGCACGTGACGCCGGCCGCAGTGGGGCAGCAGGTGAAGGCGCTGGAGGCGCGCCTCGGCGTGCAGCTGTTCGAGCGGCTGCATAAGCAGCTCATCCTCACCGTCGCCGGTCAGGCCTATCTGCCCGGGGTCTCCGAAGGCTTTCGCCACATTGCGGAAGCGACCTCGCAATTGAGACCGGCAGGTGCCGTGCTGCTGCAATTGGGCGTCCATGGCAGCTTCGACCTCCGCCGCCTCGATCTCGCAGCGTTTCGGGGCACGCATGCGGAGATCGGCTTGCGGGTGCTGCATCCGGCCGGCCTGCACGAATTGGTCGAAGGCAAGGTCGACCTGCTGATCGCTCGCAGTCTTGGCCACCATCCGGGCTATCGCTGCGACCGGGTCGATGAGGGATCAGGTCTGGGTGATTGGCTGATTGCGCCTGAGGGTACCGCGGATTGTCCCGAGATCGTCAGCGTCCGCGAATGGCTGCGTGCCCTGCCGGTCGAGAGGCCGCTTGCAGATCGCCGCCCTCGTCTGGTTGGCGTTAGGAATTGA
- a CDS encoding RidA family protein: MPPAHIVSHNPATVHPPAGGYCMGLEVTQHRRLLFISGQVPERLDGTVPDGFEAQCEQAWRNVIEVLAAAGLGVAHLVKVNTFLTDRDQLVINRSIRRAMLGEHQPALTVVIVETVDSKWLLEIEAIAAE, encoded by the coding sequence ATGCCGCCAGCGCATATCGTCAGCCACAACCCCGCAACGGTCCATCCTCCCGCCGGCGGCTACTGCATGGGGCTTGAAGTGACCCAGCATCGACGCCTGTTGTTCATCAGCGGTCAGGTGCCGGAGAGACTCGACGGCACCGTTCCCGACGGTTTTGAGGCGCAATGCGAGCAGGCCTGGCGCAACGTGATCGAGGTGCTCGCCGCCGCCGGCCTTGGCGTCGCGCATCTGGTCAAAGTCAACACGTTCCTGACCGACCGCGATCAACTTGTGATCAACCGCTCCATTCGTCGCGCGATGCTGGGCGAACACCAACCCGCGCTGACGGTCGTGATCGTCGAGACCGTCGACAGCAAATGGCTGCTGGAGATCGAGGCGATCGCCGCCGAATGA
- a CDS encoding L-2-amino-thiazoline-4-carboxylic acid hydrolase produces the protein MAEIIHPFYEAHRGAMEAAMRDRLDLAEAMLRERAHLAGIDGIKREVMDEFEIVLTQMPYIGGAASRMSDFFMRLTGFMAISRVLRRHGVPLPVMGEIERETYKAQLLTGSEAERLASGRQFMSPENRALLREQAARSVAESHQTEFPEDFVYDFVEPGPGDGFEFGINYKACGFCKLAERHGDKDILPNICGLDFVAYATRGIRLERTQTLAGGASHCDFRFSWLPSGEKAAS, from the coding sequence GTGGCTGAGATCATCCATCCGTTTTACGAAGCGCATCGCGGTGCGATGGAGGCTGCCATGCGCGATCGACTCGACCTTGCCGAGGCGATGTTGCGCGAGCGCGCGCATCTCGCCGGCATCGACGGAATCAAGCGAGAGGTGATGGACGAGTTCGAGATCGTGCTCACCCAAATGCCCTATATCGGTGGCGCGGCAAGTCGCATGAGCGATTTCTTCATGCGTCTGACGGGCTTTATGGCGATCAGCCGCGTATTGCGACGACACGGCGTGCCGCTGCCTGTGATGGGCGAGATCGAGCGGGAAACCTACAAGGCGCAATTGCTCACCGGTTCAGAAGCGGAACGCCTCGCCTCGGGCCGTCAATTCATGTCGCCGGAGAACCGGGCTTTGCTGCGCGAGCAGGCAGCAAGAAGCGTTGCTGAAAGCCATCAGACCGAGTTTCCGGAAGATTTCGTCTACGATTTCGTCGAACCCGGACCGGGGGACGGTTTTGAATTCGGCATCAACTACAAGGCTTGCGGCTTCTGCAAACTCGCGGAGCGCCATGGCGACAAGGACATCCTGCCGAACATCTGTGGGCTCGATTTCGTCGCCTACGCAACGCGAGGCATCCGCCTGGAGCGGACACAAACGTTGGCCGGCGGCGCGAGCCATTGCGACTTCCGATTCTCGTGGCTCCCGTCGGGCGAGAAGGCCGCGAGTTAA